One genomic segment of Impatiens glandulifera chromosome 6, dImpGla2.1, whole genome shotgun sequence includes these proteins:
- the LOC124942802 gene encoding acidic endochitinase-like, with product MAIIPTKTLITLLSLIFLVIGCNAGGIAIYWGQNGYEGTLSETCATGNYDFVNIAFLATFGNGQAPTINLAGHCNPSINECTKLSPEIKSCQAKGIKVILSIGGGAGSYYLASSEDAKQVATYLWNNFLGGTSSSRPLGDAVLDGIDFDIEGGTNQHWDELATYLSKYSNRDKKVYLTAAPQCPFPDAWIGNALKTGLFDYVWVQFYNNPPCQYAIGDVTNLEDAWKQWISDIPASKIFLGLPAAQDAAGSGFIPVGDLNEKVLPLIKGSSKYGGVMLWSKYYDDQTGYSSSIKAHV from the coding sequence ATGGCAATTATACCAACAAAAACTCTTATAACACTCTTGTCCCTAATATTTCTAGTAATAGGCTGCAATGCCGGAGGCATTGCCATTTATTGGGGCCAAAATGGATACGAGGGAACCCTATCCGAGACTTGTGCCACGGGCAACTATGACTTTGTAAACATAGCATTCCTTGCCACTTTCGGCAATGGACAAGCCCCCACAATCAACCTAGCCGGCCATTGCAATCCTTCAATCAACGAGTGCACAAAACTCAGCCCCGAGATCAAATCTTGTCAAGCAAAAGGCATTAAGGTCATTCTTTCCATAGGAGGTGGAGCCGGTAGCTATTACCTTGCCTCATCAGAGGATGCCAAACAAGTTGCCACCTACCTTTGGAACAACTTCTTGGGTGGGACATCTTCATCGAGACCACTTGGCGATGCAGTATTGGATGGAATCGACTTTGACATCGAGGGAGGGACTAACCAACATTGGGACGAGTTAGCTACTTACCTTTCAAAATATAGCAATAGGGACAAGAAAGTTTACTTAACGGCAGCACCTCAATGCCCTTTTCCAGATGCTTGGATTGGAAATGCACTTAAAACAGGATTATTCGACTATGTTTGGGTACAATTCTATAACAATCCCCCGTGCCAGTATGCAATTGGTGATGTTACCAATTTGGAAGATGCTTGGAAACAATGGATTTCGGATATTCCGGCAAGTAAGATATTTTTGGGTCTACCCGCGGCTCAAGATGCTGCTGGAAGTGGATTCATTCCTGTGGGAGATCTAAATGAGAAAGTGCTTCCGTTGATTAAGGGATCTAGTAAGTATGGAGGTGTGATGCTGTGGTCCAAGTATTATGATGATCAGACCGGATATAGTTCTTCTATAAAGGCTCATGTCTAA